Proteins encoded within one genomic window of Mycolicibacterium aubagnense:
- the cynS gene encoding cyanase, whose translation MIHAQFDPTARQLLAAAAVEAKTRKDVSWQQLADAAGLSVAFTTAAILGQHALPEEAAKAVGALLGLDDDAVRLLQAIPTRGSIPGGVPTDPTIYRFYEMLQVYGTTLKALVHEQFGDGIISAINFRLDVKKVADPDGGERAVITLDGKYLPTVPF comes from the coding sequence ATGATCCACGCACAGTTCGACCCCACCGCCCGTCAGCTCCTGGCTGCTGCCGCGGTCGAGGCCAAGACGCGTAAGGACGTGTCCTGGCAGCAGCTTGCCGACGCCGCCGGCCTGTCCGTGGCGTTCACGACCGCGGCCATCCTCGGCCAGCACGCGCTGCCGGAAGAAGCGGCGAAGGCCGTCGGTGCGCTGCTGGGACTGGACGACGACGCGGTCCGGTTGCTGCAGGCCATCCCGACCCGCGGCTCCATCCCGGGTGGCGTGCCCACCGACCCGACCATCTATCGCTTCTACGAGATGCTGCAGGTCTACGGCACCACCCTCAAGGCGCTGGTCCACGAGCAGTTCGGTGACGGCATCATCTCCGCCATCAACTTCCGGTTGGATGTGAAGAAGGTTGCTGACCCCGATGGTGGCGAACGTGCGGTCATCACCCTGGACGGTAAGTACCTCCCCACTGTCCCGTTCTGA
- the usfY gene encoding protein UsfY — MDHSRTTQPHAGESFIDTLWLPGLGLIALGIVTIAGFVFATAFGHTGLELPLGLIAGALVTAGALVITFEHLRVKRVEQRWLADHPERRLHAG; from the coding sequence GTGGATCATTCGCGAACCACGCAACCACATGCCGGTGAATCCTTCATCGACACGTTGTGGCTACCTGGCCTGGGTTTGATCGCACTCGGCATCGTCACCATCGCCGGCTTCGTCTTCGCAACCGCGTTCGGCCACACGGGGCTTGAGCTACCGCTGGGCCTGATCGCCGGCGCGCTGGTCACCGCGGGGGCACTCGTCATCACATTCGAGCATCTGCGGGTCAAGCGAGTCGAACAGCGTTGGCTGGCCGACCATCCCGAACGGCGCCTGCACGCAGGCTGA
- a CDS encoding L,D-transpeptidase: MLTSSRRVRGAWLAAALAVLAVLGGTVVSSTSHCQEGCKVVAAARDLSVSQPAAPSPAVLNVTPAGGAKDVSPAAPVNVTATSGTITAVTMVNGAGNEIPGTLGPDAKTWTPAEQLGYGRKYTMTIEARGPSGMPSRQTSSFTTLDPTYQTAVYLNTVSGASLKDGETYGVGTVVVAHFDEKIEDKAAAERNLVVTTNPPVPGSWHWVDDANAHWRPEKYFVPGTTVDVAAKIYGVRVGDGIYGQQDEHVSFRIGNAHVSIADDHTHQVSVFDNGQLVRTMPTSMGMGGTETIGNTVISFWTPPGVYTVMDKANPVIMDSSTFGLPIGSRLGYKETIPWATRISHDGIYLHQLNATIWAQGKQNTSHGCLNLNSDNAKWFYDFSVPGDVVEVKFTGGPPQMLSQNGDWSVPWDQWVRGSALAPPPASAVSLPPR, encoded by the coding sequence GTGTTGACCTCATCCCGCCGTGTCCGTGGCGCCTGGCTGGCCGCTGCGCTGGCCGTTCTTGCCGTGCTCGGTGGGACCGTGGTGTCGTCGACGTCGCACTGCCAGGAGGGTTGCAAGGTGGTCGCCGCGGCGCGCGATCTGTCCGTCTCGCAGCCCGCCGCGCCGTCGCCCGCCGTACTAAACGTCACCCCGGCCGGTGGGGCGAAAGACGTCAGCCCAGCCGCGCCCGTGAACGTCACCGCCACGAGCGGCACCATCACCGCGGTGACGATGGTCAACGGCGCCGGAAATGAGATTCCCGGGACCCTCGGACCCGATGCCAAGACCTGGACGCCGGCGGAGCAGCTGGGTTACGGCCGCAAGTACACGATGACCATCGAAGCGCGCGGTCCCTCGGGCATGCCGTCGCGGCAGACCTCCAGCTTCACCACGCTGGACCCCACCTACCAGACGGCGGTGTACCTCAACACCGTGTCCGGCGCCTCCCTCAAGGACGGGGAGACCTACGGCGTCGGCACGGTCGTCGTCGCGCATTTCGACGAGAAGATCGAGGACAAAGCTGCCGCCGAGCGCAATCTCGTCGTCACCACCAACCCGCCGGTGCCGGGCTCGTGGCACTGGGTCGACGATGCCAACGCGCACTGGCGGCCGGAAAAGTACTTCGTGCCAGGCACGACGGTTGACGTCGCGGCCAAGATCTACGGAGTCAGGGTCGGCGACGGCATCTACGGCCAGCAGGACGAGCACGTGTCGTTCCGGATCGGCAACGCCCACGTCTCGATCGCCGACGACCACACCCATCAGGTCAGCGTCTTCGACAATGGCCAGCTGGTGCGCACCATGCCGACCTCGATGGGCATGGGTGGTACCGAGACCATCGGCAACACCGTCATCTCGTTCTGGACGCCGCCGGGCGTCTACACCGTGATGGACAAGGCCAACCCGGTGATCATGGACTCCTCGACGTTCGGATTGCCGATCGGTAGCCGCCTCGGTTACAAGGAGACCATCCCGTGGGCCACCCGGATCAGCCATGACGGCATCTACCTGCACCAGCTGAACGCGACCATCTGGGCGCAGGGCAAACAGAACACGTCGCACGGCTGCCTGAACCTCAACAGCGACAACGCCAAGTGGTTCTACGACTTCTCGGTGCCCGGCGACGTCGTCGAGGTGAAGTTCACCGGTGGCCCGCCGCAGATGCTGAGCCAGAACGGCGACTGGAGTGTGCCGTGGGACCAGTGGGTGCGCGGTTCCGCTCTGGCGCCGCCGCCCGCGTCGGCTGTGTCGCTGCCGCCGCGCTAG
- a CDS encoding GNAT family N-acetyltransferase, whose translation MLTDKNGAPVDVTQEADRFSIAVDGKPVGLTAFVEHGEQRVFYHTEIDPAFGGRGLASVLIAQALATTRQQDKRIVAICPMVKAYVEKHHDFDDILDPRTPEVLRLLPH comes from the coding sequence ATGCTCACCGACAAGAACGGCGCACCCGTCGACGTGACCCAGGAAGCCGACCGGTTCAGCATCGCGGTCGACGGAAAGCCCGTGGGGCTCACGGCATTCGTCGAGCACGGCGAGCAGCGGGTTTTCTACCACACGGAAATCGATCCGGCGTTCGGCGGGCGCGGACTGGCCAGCGTGCTGATCGCCCAGGCGCTCGCGACCACCCGGCAGCAGGACAAGCGCATCGTGGCGATCTGCCCCATGGTCAAGGCGTACGTCGAGAAGCACCACGACTTCGACGACATCCTCGATCCGCGGACGCCGGAGGTTCTGCGGCTGCTGCCGCACTAG